One part of the Helicoverpa armigera isolate CAAS_96S chromosome 3, ASM3070526v1, whole genome shotgun sequence genome encodes these proteins:
- the LOC110380775 gene encoding queuosine 5'-phosphate N-glycosylase/hydrolase, which produces MVREGVLQPAAAGEFIARNAHHVKIHETGLDKLCEEMLKSITDKLEIPDTGADIIHPNKDHEKAADWVFVADALNFCFWSYSGAQKWTVDGHSGYYALEAALARAIKNGVDITNPEFYSKITEDQLRNIMKGDNEATIPLFDERISVLHEVGAILLEKYNGTFVTCLKEANKSAVKLLEIIVDNFPCFRDEAVFEGQKVALYKRAQILVADLWNFFGGTGWGEFTDIDKITMFADYRVPQVLVYFGALSYSDELMDKLRKDVLLPSGSPEEVEIRGCSIHAVELLKKKLEDKLKGQDAEVPNSSLIDYYLWCYRRKYADDMESIPFHKTLGIYY; this is translated from the exons ATGGTTCGCGAAGGAGTACTACAGCCAGCGGCTGCCGGCGAATTTATTGCTCGAAACGCGCACCACGTAAAGATTCACGAAACAGGTCTTGATAAATTATGCGAAGAG ATGCTTAAGTCTATTACCGACAAGCTTGAGATCCCAGATACTGGTGCGGACATCATACACCCTAACAAAGACCATGAGAAGGCTGCGGACTGGGTGTTTGTGGCTGATGCTCTTAATTTCTGCTTCTGGTCATATTCCGGGGCTCAGAAGTGGACTGTGGATGGTCATTCTGGGTACTATGCTTTAGAAGCGGCACTGGCTAGAGCTATCAAG AATGGAGTTGATATTACAAATCCAGAATTCTACTCAAAAATAACAGAAGACCAGCTTCGTAACATAATGAAGGGCGACAATGAAGCAACAATACCACTATTCGATGAACGAATTTCAGTACTGCATGAAGTAGGTGCAATCTTACTGGAAAAGTACAATGGAACCTTCGTAACATGTTTGAAAGAGGCGAATAAGTCTGCCGTCAAGTTGTTGGAGATAATTGTAGACAACTTTCCATGTTTCCGAGATGAAGCAGTATTTGAAGGTCAGAAGGTAGCGTTGTATAAGAGAGCGCAGATCCTGGTAGCGGACTTGTGGAACTTCTTCGGTGGCACTGGGTGGGGGGAGTTTACCGACATTGATAAGATCACCATGTTTGCTGATTATAGAGTACCGCAAGTGCTCGTTTATTTTGGTGCTTTGAGCTACAGTGATGAACTCATGGATAAATTGAGGaaag ATGTACTCCTCCCAAGTGGATCACCTGAAGAAGTAGAGATCCGAGGCTGCTCCATCCACGCCGTTGAACTCCTCAAGAAGAAGCTAGAGGATAAACTGAAAGGTCAGGATGCTGAGGTACCAAACTCCAGTCTAATAGATTATTATCTGTGGTGCTATAGGAGGAAGTATGCAGATGATATGGAGAGTATACCATTCCATAAGACTTTGGGTATCTATTACTGA
- the LOC126053583 gene encoding nucleoporin Nup43, which translates to MPLDVQGTFVSQKINKIRWIAEDYVESKCFFTGSWDDEVNSVKVWSFESPHEEDEVDYPRALSEYPVEGDVTEIKFIEKNKIAVSLSNGDVKVLEVSVYDRQSPLREVFHFKKLHNYGEEPCSCTSLDTLEGDIATIGEDGNVNVLSGRRGEVMHSIKGADSCSLHSICFIKHNEVITGNIRGHMKIWDLKATNNKPAASFLLAGDELAATCIIHHPTQPHIILAGSESGSLAVWDLRMNSFPTSLVNAHSAGVSEMQFHPENPHKLLTCSASGELWDWNMEAMTKSSKGPDNQVTWMPLEDKKAMMVNSLIPALHKPINSLHCDKGRILCGADNEAVYLIKNFKY; encoded by the exons ATGCCCCTCGACGTCCAAGGAACATTTGTGTCAcagaaaatcaataaaataagatgGATAGCGGAGGATTATGTAGAATCAAAGTGCTTTTTTACCGGCAGTTGGGACGACGAAGTGAATTCCGTTAAAGTTTGGAGTTTTGAAAGTCCTCATGAAGAAGATGAGGTAGATTACCCTCGTGCACTCTCTGAGTACCCTGTGGAAGGTGATGTGACCGAAATAAAGTTtatagagaaaaataaaatagccgTTTCGCTATCGAACGGAGATGTGAAGGTGCTGGAAGTTAGTGTGTATGACCGACAGTCTCCGCTGAGAGAAGTATTCCATTTTAAGAAGCTACATAACTACGG TGAAGAGCCATGTTCCTGTACATCGCTAGACACACTAGAAGGGGATATAGCCACTATTGGAGAAGACGGCAATGTGAACGTCCTGAGCGGGAGACGAGGCGAGGTGATGCACTCCATCAAAGGAGCTGACAGTTGTTCTCTACATTCCATCTGCTTTATTAAGCATAATGAG GTCATAACCGGTAACATCAGAGGTCACATGAAGATTTGGGATTTAAAAGCAACCAATAACAAACCAGCTGCCTCATTCCTTCTGGCTGGTGATGAGTTAGCTGCTACTTGCATCATCCACCATCCGACACAACCACATATAATCTTAGCTGGCAGTGAATCTGGGTCCCTCGCTGTTTGGGATTTACGTATGAACTCTTTCCCAACTTCCCTGGTCAATGCACACTCGGCAGGAGTCTCAGAAATGCAGTTCCATCCTGAAAACCCACACAAACTCCTCACATGTTCAGCTTCCGGAGAGCTATGGGATTGGAACATGGAGGCTATGACAAAGAGTTCTAAAGGCCCTGACAATCAAGTGACGTGGATGCCATTAGAAGATAAAAAAGCTATGATGGTGAACTCCTTGATACCAGCCCTGCATAAACCTATCAACAGTCTCCATTGTGACAAAGGCAGGATCCTTTGCGGAGCTGATAATGAAGCTGTGTATTTGATTAAGAACTTTAAGTATTAA
- the M7bp gene encoding uncharacterized protein M7bp isoform X3, with the protein MWEYLAVLLLGFWLGVAIFLYISCYWLEEILDLPAPRNASPAPSGHTASGAHVQLKRLVARVVEEAASLPALARYASEPHTPTIESSTYEDLLATAILNKVIERYQNENGSGGRSSGIHSASASPTPSERSSPRSLPSRHTRNVTPPLHEEDDVSDWEEGDATDEALEVPRRVPFPEFGGDIVHNTDNEDREFDEVSSSDLQAVDGTWEENWLFQKKKIKTIQSVPVPMLVPNSNTEYRALIGDRDADDTTDLSDNASDSEEQAEYKSDMKKVLDSKHVIGGKPKVEENDFEPDSLTIIEGADDFDKLVEKIDDDATVDAIINEINENNVTIVETNGVNSTDQVDGGKLVISIDSGPLTKAEFAVKEEIHRTLLNGNADEFMDDLCAKTNGDIYNGHSNELHSVDSFTSNKESTNTLNHQEREGEYEETVTVPVQRYADSLRRKHFDDGPHEMPTRDTDQDDELIPGSIAYRERKKWLNYVEMPNNPYSPEAIQKRLSAKNTSSLFDMFTSKKDSEDESLKIEINETDDYESETNDLPVKELQHNKLSLTMSSDSINSIDRTNKSPSPRILKDVMAEEIPQYKRYGRDYYIREAKASSGGRHRASADEASTVSAPSLNKSTSLDNFDAEFASPVSASSSLSDLEASALHHNIVRNVLSPRNASPNFAINPIFENPDRQNDNADENHATNDSRFGRNANGLLIKQFNQIATNQHYTKFANKDDMASLTTTVNNKDEIMIEYEDTSEQTLFAAKPIYVDADTDKQFEEILETAYKTVPTEPPPPIPIVDEEEKIDEPLKSPMSVDTSYISTSSLEDSIKIYNVQTGEIIKCKPDNVSPSYEADTNDNIDILDKNISEPDSVSYTDDVPEDTAVEQNKTKLELIESDDILQNLPKVKELAKIFVSMENLQEPIKPVQPYTARRKSKENILSEFKPEKNKQVYMHSLTARSISKEFREELKLSMSTPLTVPGGSKEIPEGIEEITKESSRPGSPVPEPGTIKTKLAFFESLKSKFSTK; encoded by the exons GTGATAGAACGCTACCAGAACGAGAATGGATCTGGCGGACGCAGCAGCGGTATACACTCAGCGAGTGCCAGTCCGACGCCTTCGGAGCGCTCCTCACCACGCTCCCTGCCTTCAAGACACACCAGGAACGTCACTCCACCA CTCCATGAAGAAGACGATGTGTCTGACTGGGAGGAGGGCGACGCGACGGACGAAGCGCTAGAAGTACCGCGCCGCGTGCCCTTCCCGGAGTTCGGGGGAGACATCGTGCACAACACAG ATAATGAGGATCGCGAGTTCGACGAAGTTTCCAGTAGCGACCTGCAGGCTGTCGATGGAACTTGGGAAGAGAACTGGCTATTCCagaagaagaagataaagaCCATACAGTCCGTGCCAGTTCCTATGCTAGTTCCAAACTCAAACACAGAATACAGAGCTCTGATTGGCGACAGAGATGCAGATGACACCACAGACCTGTCAGACAATGCAAGCGATTCAGAagaacaagcagaatacaagaGTGACATGAAAAAAGTTCTAGACTCCAAACACGTTATCGGCGGCAAACCCAAAGTTGAAGAAAATGACTTTGAACCAGACAGTCTCACCATTATCGAAGGAGCAGACGATTTTGACAAGCTCGTCGAGAAAATAGATGACGACGCAACAGTAGACGCGATCATTAACgaaattaatgaaaacaacGTTACTATTGTTGAAACAAACGGAGTGAACTCGACAGACCAAGTCGATGGCGGTAAATTAGTAATCAGCATTGACAGCGGGCCATTAACGAAGGCAGAATTCGCGGTGAAAGAGGAAATACACAGGACATTGTTGAACGGAAATGCAGATGAATTTATGGATGATTTGTGTGCGAAAACTAATGGAGACATTTACAATGGACATTCAAATGAATTGCATAGTGTTGATAGCTTCACTAGTAATAAAG AATCGACAAACACTCTGAACCACCAGGAGCGCGAGGGAGAGTACGAGGAGACGGTGACGGTGCCCGTGCAGCGATACGCAGACAGTCTGCGCAGGAAGCACTTCGATGACGGACCGCACGA GATGCCAACTCGTGATACAGACCAAGATGATGAATTAATACCAG GTTCTATAGCTTACAGAGAGCGCAAAAAATGGCTGAACTACGTCGAAATGCCAAACAATCCATATTCCCCAGAGGCCATTCAGAAAAGGCTGTCAGCCAAAAACACATCGTCACTTTTCGACATGTTCACATCCAAAAAGGATTCTGAAGACGAAAGTCTCAAAATTGAGATAAATGAAACAGATGACTATGAAAGTGAAACTAATGATCTTCCAGTTAAAGAACTCCAgcataataaattaagtttaactATGAGTAGTGATAGTATTAATAGTATTGACAGGACAAATAAGAGTCCGTCGCCTAGAATATTGAAGGATGTGATGGCTGAGGAAATTCCACAGTATAAGCG TTACGGACGTGACTATTACATAAGAGAGGCGAAGGCGTCGTCCGGCGGGCGGCACAGAGCCAGTGCGGACGAGGCCAGCACGGTGTCCGCCCCCTCCCTCAACAAATCCACCAGTTTAGACAATTTCGACGCAGAGTTCGCGTCGCCTGTAAGTGCCAGCAGCTCGTTGAGCGACCTCGAGGCCTCCGCCCTTCATCACAACATCGTCCGCAACGTCCTCAGCCCGAGGAATGCGAGCCCCAACTTCGCCATAAACCCCATTTTCGAAAACCCCGATAGACAAAACGATAACGCTGACGAGAATCATGCGACGAACGACAGTCGCTTCGGTCGAAACGCCAAC GGATTACTTATAAAACAATTCAACCAGATAGCGACGAACCAACACTACACTAAGTTCGCTAACAAAGATGATATGGCATCACTCACTACCACTGTAAACAATAAAGACGAAATAATGATCGAGTATGAGGACACTAGTGAACAAACGCTATTCGCCGCCAAGCCTATCTACGTCGATGCCGACACTGATAAACAATTCGAAGAAATATTAGAAACAGCTTATAAAACAGTGCCAACAGAACCTCCGCCTCCAATACCTATAGTAGACGAAGAAGAAAAAATTGATGAACCACTGAAATCGCCTATGAGTGTGGACACATCTTACATAAGCACCAGCAGTTTAGAAGACTCCATAAAAATCTACAATGTGCAAACTGGAGAGATTATAAAATGTAAGCCTGATAACGTATCACCAAGCTATGAGGCTGACACGAATGACAACATCGATATCCTTGATAAGAACATCTCGGAACCTGATAGTGTTAGTTACACGGACGACGTGCCCGAAGACACTGctgtagaacaaaataaaacaaaattggagTTGATTGAATCTGATGATATTCTGCAAAACCTGCCCAAAGTGAAGGAGTTGGCGAAGATATTTGTAAGCATGGAGAATTTACAAGAACCGATTAAG CCAGTACAACCCTACACAGCAAGGCGGAAGAGCAAAGAGAATATCCTGTCAGAATTCAAACCAGAAAAGAACAAGCAAGTCTACATGCACAGTCTAACGGCCAGGAGCATCTCCAAAGAGTTCCGAGAAGAGCTTAAACTCTCCATGTCCACTCCCCTCACTGTCCCTGGAGGTTCCAAAGAAATCCCAGAAGGTATTGAGGAAATCACCAAAGAATCCAGCCGGCCAGGTAGCCCAGTACCAGAACCAGGCactatcaaaacaaaactagcCTTCTTCGAAAGTCTCAAGTCAAAATTTAGTACCAAGTGA
- the M7bp gene encoding uncharacterized protein M7bp isoform X4 has protein sequence MSYTFYLVSFVVFLYIVAAISLVIERYQNENGSGGRSSGIHSASASPTPSERSSPRSLPSRHTRNVTPPLHEEDDVSDWEEGDATDEALEVPRRVPFPEFGGDIVHNTDNEDREFDEVSSSDLQAVDGTWEENWLFQKKKIKTIQSVPVPMLVPNSNTEYRALIGDRDADDTTDLSDNASDSEEQAEYKSDMKKVLDSKHVIGGKPKVEENDFEPDSLTIIEGADDFDKLVEKIDDDATVDAIINEINENNVTIVETNGVNSTDQVDGGKLVISIDSGPLTKAEFAVKEEIHRTLLNGNADEFMDDLCAKTNGDIYNGHSNELHSVDSFTSNKESTNTLNHQEREGEYEETVTVPVQRYADSLRRKHFDDGPHEMPTRDTDQDDELIPGSIAYRERKKWLNYVEMPNNPYSPEAIQKRLSAKNTSSLFDMFTSKKDSEDESLKIEINETDDYESETNDLPVKELQHNKLSLTMSSDSINSIDRTNKSPSPRILKDVMAEEIPQYKRYGRDYYIREAKASSGGRHRASADEASTVSAPSLNKSTSLDNFDAEFASPVSASSSLSDLEASALHHNIVRNVLSPRNASPNFAINPIFENPDRQNDNADENHATNDSRFGRNANGLLIKQFNQIATNQHYTKFANKDDMASLTTTVNNKDEIMIEYEDTSEQTLFAAKPIYVDADTDKQFEEILETAYKTVPTEPPPPIPIVDEEEKIDEPLKSPMSVDTSYISTSSLEDSIKIYNVQTGEIIKCKPDNVSPSYEADTNDNIDILDKNISEPDSVSYTDDVPEDTAVEQNKTKLELIESDDILQNLPKVKELAKIFVSMENLQEPIKPVQPYTARRKSKENILSEFKPEKNKQVYMHSLTARSISKEFREELKLSMSTPLTVPGGSKEIPEGIEEITKESSRPGSPVPEPGTIKTKLAFFESLKSKFSTK, from the exons GTGATAGAACGCTACCAGAACGAGAATGGATCTGGCGGACGCAGCAGCGGTATACACTCAGCGAGTGCCAGTCCGACGCCTTCGGAGCGCTCCTCACCACGCTCCCTGCCTTCAAGACACACCAGGAACGTCACTCCACCA CTCCATGAAGAAGACGATGTGTCTGACTGGGAGGAGGGCGACGCGACGGACGAAGCGCTAGAAGTACCGCGCCGCGTGCCCTTCCCGGAGTTCGGGGGAGACATCGTGCACAACACAG ATAATGAGGATCGCGAGTTCGACGAAGTTTCCAGTAGCGACCTGCAGGCTGTCGATGGAACTTGGGAAGAGAACTGGCTATTCCagaagaagaagataaagaCCATACAGTCCGTGCCAGTTCCTATGCTAGTTCCAAACTCAAACACAGAATACAGAGCTCTGATTGGCGACAGAGATGCAGATGACACCACAGACCTGTCAGACAATGCAAGCGATTCAGAagaacaagcagaatacaagaGTGACATGAAAAAAGTTCTAGACTCCAAACACGTTATCGGCGGCAAACCCAAAGTTGAAGAAAATGACTTTGAACCAGACAGTCTCACCATTATCGAAGGAGCAGACGATTTTGACAAGCTCGTCGAGAAAATAGATGACGACGCAACAGTAGACGCGATCATTAACgaaattaatgaaaacaacGTTACTATTGTTGAAACAAACGGAGTGAACTCGACAGACCAAGTCGATGGCGGTAAATTAGTAATCAGCATTGACAGCGGGCCATTAACGAAGGCAGAATTCGCGGTGAAAGAGGAAATACACAGGACATTGTTGAACGGAAATGCAGATGAATTTATGGATGATTTGTGTGCGAAAACTAATGGAGACATTTACAATGGACATTCAAATGAATTGCATAGTGTTGATAGCTTCACTAGTAATAAAG AATCGACAAACACTCTGAACCACCAGGAGCGCGAGGGAGAGTACGAGGAGACGGTGACGGTGCCCGTGCAGCGATACGCAGACAGTCTGCGCAGGAAGCACTTCGATGACGGACCGCACGA GATGCCAACTCGTGATACAGACCAAGATGATGAATTAATACCAG GTTCTATAGCTTACAGAGAGCGCAAAAAATGGCTGAACTACGTCGAAATGCCAAACAATCCATATTCCCCAGAGGCCATTCAGAAAAGGCTGTCAGCCAAAAACACATCGTCACTTTTCGACATGTTCACATCCAAAAAGGATTCTGAAGACGAAAGTCTCAAAATTGAGATAAATGAAACAGATGACTATGAAAGTGAAACTAATGATCTTCCAGTTAAAGAACTCCAgcataataaattaagtttaactATGAGTAGTGATAGTATTAATAGTATTGACAGGACAAATAAGAGTCCGTCGCCTAGAATATTGAAGGATGTGATGGCTGAGGAAATTCCACAGTATAAGCG TTACGGACGTGACTATTACATAAGAGAGGCGAAGGCGTCGTCCGGCGGGCGGCACAGAGCCAGTGCGGACGAGGCCAGCACGGTGTCCGCCCCCTCCCTCAACAAATCCACCAGTTTAGACAATTTCGACGCAGAGTTCGCGTCGCCTGTAAGTGCCAGCAGCTCGTTGAGCGACCTCGAGGCCTCCGCCCTTCATCACAACATCGTCCGCAACGTCCTCAGCCCGAGGAATGCGAGCCCCAACTTCGCCATAAACCCCATTTTCGAAAACCCCGATAGACAAAACGATAACGCTGACGAGAATCATGCGACGAACGACAGTCGCTTCGGTCGAAACGCCAAC GGATTACTTATAAAACAATTCAACCAGATAGCGACGAACCAACACTACACTAAGTTCGCTAACAAAGATGATATGGCATCACTCACTACCACTGTAAACAATAAAGACGAAATAATGATCGAGTATGAGGACACTAGTGAACAAACGCTATTCGCCGCCAAGCCTATCTACGTCGATGCCGACACTGATAAACAATTCGAAGAAATATTAGAAACAGCTTATAAAACAGTGCCAACAGAACCTCCGCCTCCAATACCTATAGTAGACGAAGAAGAAAAAATTGATGAACCACTGAAATCGCCTATGAGTGTGGACACATCTTACATAAGCACCAGCAGTTTAGAAGACTCCATAAAAATCTACAATGTGCAAACTGGAGAGATTATAAAATGTAAGCCTGATAACGTATCACCAAGCTATGAGGCTGACACGAATGACAACATCGATATCCTTGATAAGAACATCTCGGAACCTGATAGTGTTAGTTACACGGACGACGTGCCCGAAGACACTGctgtagaacaaaataaaacaaaattggagTTGATTGAATCTGATGATATTCTGCAAAACCTGCCCAAAGTGAAGGAGTTGGCGAAGATATTTGTAAGCATGGAGAATTTACAAGAACCGATTAAG CCAGTACAACCCTACACAGCAAGGCGGAAGAGCAAAGAGAATATCCTGTCAGAATTCAAACCAGAAAAGAACAAGCAAGTCTACATGCACAGTCTAACGGCCAGGAGCATCTCCAAAGAGTTCCGAGAAGAGCTTAAACTCTCCATGTCCACTCCCCTCACTGTCCCTGGAGGTTCCAAAGAAATCCCAGAAGGTATTGAGGAAATCACCAAAGAATCCAGCCGGCCAGGTAGCCCAGTACCAGAACCAGGCactatcaaaacaaaactagcCTTCTTCGAAAGTCTCAAGTCAAAATTTAGTACCAAGTGA